The window ATTCATGATGTTCGTATTACTAGCAGGATAAATGATGACAGGTTGTTGGTTGCCTGTTAAGTCAATGACCCCAGAATAATCACTTTCTGTAATGGCGTATATGCCATTTTTTACTTGGACTGTTTCAACTGCCTTTTGCTTATGTTTACAGGTTTCTAGACCAATAGCAAACCCACCTTCCGCAGCCATGATGTGCCTATCTGTTTTTATCCGGTGTATTCGAATATGCCAAGGATATCCCATAACAATGTACGAATCAATACATACGTTACTATAGGGCTTCCATTGCATGTGCATGATGGACTCGTCTATCTGAATAAACGTGGAACGATCTTTATGACGGTAATAGGTCCCATCTTCAGATATGGCTAATGTATTATCATAAGCTCCAAATGCAAGATGTCTATGACTACGAGGTACAGAAAATCCAAATAACGTTGAATAGACGAATTTTTCATATTTACATTCCACATGAACATGCCCATTGGTATGATAACTTCCCCCATTATAGGCTAATAGATGCTTTCCATGTGTATCTCTTTTAATGATGAGTCGAGGAGCCTCTTGAACAGAAGCATCTTCTAAGACCGGTAACGGCTCTTCTTCCACTTTCCAAAACTCATGATCATGAGGCAACGTAAGAAATGCCAATGATTTTAGTCCCCAGTATACCGACCCAGGTGAAATGTAACCTTCGACCAAATAGTGGTTCTCATAGGCATAACCGATTGTTAATTGACCTCTTCGGTCATATATGGGTTGATTGTTCCACCATCTAAAATGTCTTAAAATGATACCCTTAATGACACCAAGACTAAAAGGCAGTTCAACATCGGATACGACCAGCATAGACCAAAAACCTACTTGTGCATAGCGATAAGTTAAACTGCGTCCATAAGGTAGACTTTCTCCACTAGCGGCAAACCAATAGATAAATTGTTCAGCGAATGCTACAGCACGTTCTTCATATCTTTTTGCCCGCTCAGGGTCCTTTGATTTCATATATTTTGCATAGAACAGACCGTAAAAATGCATGGCAAAAGGGATATAGTAATCGGCATGGGCTCCATTCACATCCCCATCTCTATACCAACCATCTTGCAGGTAGTAATGATCCAAGTCCTCCAAATACGCTTCCATTTTAGTCCGGTCATAAGGTACCCCTAATGATTCAAGGCCAATGTCCACCATGACTCTAAAAAATTTCCAGTTACAGTTGTAAGCTTCACACTCATTGGTTTGATTTAACCATGTGATGAGGTTCTTTTTTTGTTCTTCTGTGAGAGGGTCATAGATGCATTCTCGTCTTAATACAAACGCATAACCTATAGCCGCCATCTCTACAATCCGCTGGTCGTAATCGCTAACCACTCCAAAATAGCTGTCATGAGCAGGATCTGTTCCCACTATAAGTCCTCTACGTATTCTTACCCACCATTCATGGTCAGGACCCATGTTATCATGTACAGCAAGTCCCCATATAATGCGAGAGAACCCTTCTATTCCGCTAACTTCATCCCTAGCACCTGAACAAGTATTACTTAAGTGAAGTCTCGTCCCATTGGCCACAAATGCCTCCTCAAGGGGTCGCAAAGTTTCCATTAAGAAGTGTTCAAAATCACTTTTTGACTTCAGGGGGTTTTGATAAATTGGCAAATCAAAATTCTTCATACTTACCTCTTTTCTATGTACAGCTGCATTGTCTTGTATATAATATTTTATTATATTTTAACCTTTTATTAGGTGTACAGCAATACCTTTTATAGAAGACGTACAAAAGTGTATGATTGTTTTATGGGTAAAGGCTTCACATCTTTTAATTTCTTATCAGACATTCATAGATATCATCCCGTATGTCCTCTGTTATTTTTTGCTGATTGTTACCCAAAATAATTATCTCGATATCTTTATCGGGGATATTGTACATACCTGTAGTAATACCTGGCCCTCCTCCTGTATGATAGAAAACTTTTGAACCATCCTTCATATATGAACGGCTCAAACCATAGCCATAATATGCACTTGATGTTTTTACCTTGCTATTATCATTGAAAAGCATATCATGATCCAATGCACTACAAAATGTATATAAATCTTTTACTGTGGAATATAAGCCTCCTGCACTATACAGATTCGATAAATTA is drawn from Vallitalea pronyensis and contains these coding sequences:
- a CDS encoding DUF2264 domain-containing protein; the protein is MKNFDLPIYQNPLKSKSDFEHFLMETLRPLEEAFVANGTRLHLSNTCSGARDEVSGIEGFSRIIWGLAVHDNMGPDHEWWVRIRRGLIVGTDPAHDSYFGVVSDYDQRIVEMAAIGYAFVLRRECIYDPLTEEQKKNLITWLNQTNECEAYNCNWKFFRVMVDIGLESLGVPYDRTKMEAYLEDLDHYYLQDGWYRDGDVNGAHADYYIPFAMHFYGLFYAKYMKSKDPERAKRYEERAVAFAEQFIYWFAASGESLPYGRSLTYRYAQVGFWSMLVVSDVELPFSLGVIKGIILRHFRWWNNQPIYDRRGQLTIGYAYENHYLVEGYISPGSVYWGLKSLAFLTLPHDHEFWKVEEEPLPVLEDASVQEAPRLIIKRDTHGKHLLAYNGGSYHTNGHVHVECKYEKFVYSTLFGFSVPRSHRHLAFGAYDNTLAISEDGTYYRHKDRSTFIQIDESIMHMQWKPYSNVCIDSYIVMGYPWHIRIHRIKTDRHIMAAEGGFAIGLETCKHKQKAVETVQVKNGIYAITESDYSGVIDLTGNQQPVIIYPASNTNIMNPRTLLPTLKSEFEPGEHVIGSFIEGHLGKPELGYVRDVVIQKESITIKLQEDKQIDIQFNA